From the genome of Candidatus Scalindua japonica:
ATTTGTGTCAATTTATTATAAAATTGATAATGCGAGAACAAAAGGAACAATTATAAGTACGCTTGTTCTCTCTTTTCTGGGAAGTATAGTGTTGGTTGCGATTTTGTACTCATGTGCAGGATTTATTGCCAACACGTTCTTCCATAAACCGGAACTTAAAGAGGTGTTCCGTATATTTGTTTTCTGTATCCCACTTATGTCAGTTTCTTTTGTGGCTACCAGTGCAACTCAAGGTTTTCACACAACCAAATATGTAGTCTGGATTCGAGAGATATTTCAACCGTCAGTTAATTTACTCCTGATATTTCTGTTTTCTTTTACGAACTTTGGTCTAACGGGTCTAGTATATGCTTTTGCAATTTCATATTTTTTGACACTCATCTTGAGTATTTATCTGCTTACCAGATTATATTTAAGCACTATAGTAGAGCAAACAAAGGCGATCTTTGAGATAAAGAAGCTGGTAACCTACTCAGCACCCCTTATGTTTGCAGGTTTTATAAATGTGTTACTTGCCTGGACAGATATTATTATTCTTGGTTATTTTGTGTCTAGCAGAGAAGTGAGTATTTACCGGACCGCATCGCTGGCACCTTTTCTATTAATGTTTGTACTAAACTCCTACATGTCCATATACGCACCTGTAATTGCAGATTTGTACCAAAAAGGTGAATTGGGCAGAGTAGAACGGCTCTTGAAATTAACAACCAAATGGATATTCTATATTACATTACCAGCCATGATAATTATGATATTCTTTGCAGATACTCTAATGAATCTATTTGGACCGGAGTTTGTGAAGGATGGCGCAATAATACTGGTAACATTAGCGCTGTCTAATTTTATAAATTGTCTTTCCGGAGGGCTGGCTTATACTCTTGTAATGACTGGCAAGCAGAAAATAGAATTTATTAACTCGTTAGTACTTATAACATTTAACATTATCTTAAACCTTTTC
Proteins encoded in this window:
- a CDS encoding flippase, giving the protein MSETSKNNDESKSDVEKVAKGSGISLLGGVVGKSLFFIIQIVIVRLFGSEFFGLYILGLAVARLIEILSRFGLDFGSIRFVSIYYKIDNARTKGTIISTLVLSFLGSIVLVAILYSCAGFIANTFFHKPELKEVFRIFVFCIPLMSVSFVATSATQGFHTTKYVVWIREIFQPSVNLLLIFLFSFTNFGLTGLVYAFAISYFLTLILSIYLLTRLYLSTIVEQTKAIFEIKKLVTYSAPLMFAGFINVLLAWTDIIILGYFVSSREVSIYRTASLAPFLLMFVLNSYMSIYAPVIADLYQKGELGRVERLLKLTTKWIFYITLPAMIIMIFFADTLMNLFGPEFVKDGAIILVTLALSNFINCLSGGLAYTLVMTGKQKIEFINSLVLITFNIILNLFLIPIYGILGAALAKGITILVIKLLRLLEVYYIYRIQPYNKNFFSGFAAALASVVILTLLNRITILSSYQHFALGIISTVGSFLVFFYFSTKTEDDKHIIQILKIKLSSLIIKRRA